A segment of the Bacillus sp. es.034 genome:
CTCTTTCAGAAATGATCTCTTCTTCCACTAATCGAAAAACAATATCAGCTGCCGTATTCTGACTGATCGTTTGTGTAATCAATGCCACTAACTGATCGATCAAGTGAACCTGATCGTGGGCCTTCACCTTCATGATCCGGATATATCCACCGCCGCCACGTTTACTTTCTACTACATACCCTCGTTCTACAGTGAATCGGGTATTAATCACATAATTAATTTGAGAAGGAACACATTGAAACTTATCAGCGATCTCGCTTCTTTTAATCTCGACTATCTCACTTTCACTCAGTTCTAACACATTCTTTAAATAACTTTCAATGATGTCGGATATGTTCCTCATCAAACCTCCTCCTCATTTTGACTTTGACTATATTTGACTATAATTATACAACCGCGTTTTAAACTTTGCAATTATGAAGTTTGACCTTAGAAGTTTTCCTGTTTAAGGAAGGTTTTAAACGTGTGAATGTGAGATTGTTGGATAGAAATTTGGAAATGGGGCACTGTGAAGGTGGGTGCTTTTTGATTGGTTGCCGTGGTGAGTGGGTTTTGTCGGAGTGTGGATTGGTAAAACACTTATATTCTTTGTACAACTTTAATAAAAACCAAAAAGAGTAACTCCTAAGAGCTACTCTTTTTCACATTTGCCTGGCGACGTCCTACTCTCACAGGGGGAGCCCCCAACTACCATCGGCACTGAAGGCTGCGGCTAGTGATGAGCGGCGAATCTCTTCGTCCGCTTCACTCGTTCAGATCCTCGTGTGGGGGCCACACTCCGGTCTTCTCTCCCTCGCGTCCTCGACCTTCTTGCTCCTCCCTACCCTCGCACTGCGGTCGAGGAGAAATCTAATGTTCTTCGAACAACAATCTAAACCAAAAAAAGAGTAACTCACTAAGAGCTACTCTTTTCCTATTTGCCTGGCGACGTCCTACTCTCACAGGGGGAGATCCCCCAACTACCATCGGCGCTGAAGAGCTTAACTTCCGTGTTCGGCATGGGAACGGGTGTGACCTCTTCGCCATTATCACCAGACGAATATTCAATTGAAGGATTGTTCCTTCAAAACCAGATAAAGAATTGATGTCAAGAAAGCCGAATATCGACCAATGTTGTTCATATAAATATGACTCTTTGTGGTTAAGTCCTCGATCGATTAGTATCAGTCAACTCCACATGTCGCCATGCTTCCATCTCTGACCTATCTACCTAGTCATCTTCTAGGGATCTTACTCACATACGTGATGGGAAATCTCATC
Coding sequences within it:
- a CDS encoding CtsR family transcriptional regulator — its product is MRNISDIIESYLKNVLELSESEIVEIKRSEIADKFQCVPSQINYVINTRFTVERGYVVESKRGGGGYIRIMKVKAHDQVHLIDQLVALITQTISQNTAADIVFRLVEEEIISEREAKIMLSVMDRSVIMVELPERDILRGRMLRAMLDTLKYE